In Lentisphaerota bacterium, the following proteins share a genomic window:
- a CDS encoding S41 family peptidase → MCLRNTLAGSTDPTPITGRPDNMNTRRCRSVWQSRHWLRWACPALALLLFVTAGCRTTPPTESAVAAITRELATTNDAGVVVSGRDVAYEDMALLVEAILLVKQGYVEERPFRELLYGAIDGMLVSLDPHSAFLQPSTYEALQEETHGSFCGIGITIGVQNGMLTVIAPIEDSPAFRQGLHSGDRIAAVEGTTTRGMTVDQAVRRLRGARGTAVTLTIHREGAEPRDVTIVRDEIRLISVKGARLLEDGNGYVRIIQFGEKTPAEFDGALRGLRAQNLKGLVIDLRGNPGGLLESAVEVAQHFLPERAPVVTIRGRAGTSQERVFRAAGPDHDAALPLAVLINRGSASASEIVAGALQDHARAVIVGETSFGKASVQNVIPTQTRPSCAVKLTTAHYFTPLGRLIHGKGIVPGEAIPMKQEQWRQVQLKRLYEEMPDAYPVDQRESVADAVDTQLERALARLRPAAPGNAQDAEASQAPQGTSPEAIPPSE, encoded by the coding sequence GCACTGCTTCTGTTTGTGACTGCCGGGTGCCGCACCACACCGCCGACAGAGTCGGCGGTGGCGGCGATCACCCGCGAGCTGGCGACCACGAACGATGCGGGCGTGGTGGTCAGCGGTCGCGATGTGGCTTATGAGGACATGGCCCTGCTGGTCGAGGCGATCCTGCTGGTCAAGCAGGGCTATGTCGAGGAGCGACCGTTCCGCGAGCTGCTCTATGGCGCGATCGACGGGATGCTGGTTTCGCTCGATCCGCACAGTGCGTTTTTGCAGCCCTCAACCTATGAAGCGCTCCAAGAGGAGACCCATGGATCGTTCTGCGGGATCGGCATCACGATCGGCGTGCAGAACGGCATGCTCACCGTCATTGCGCCGATCGAGGATTCGCCGGCCTTTCGCCAGGGGCTACACTCGGGCGACCGCATCGCGGCGGTCGAGGGGACCACGACTCGTGGCATGACGGTGGATCAAGCCGTCAGGCGCCTGCGGGGGGCGCGCGGCACGGCTGTGACCCTCACGATCCACCGAGAGGGGGCCGAGCCGAGGGACGTGACGATTGTGCGCGACGAGATCCGGCTGATCAGCGTCAAGGGCGCGCGTCTGCTCGAAGACGGCAACGGCTATGTCCGCATCATCCAGTTTGGAGAGAAGACCCCGGCCGAGTTTGACGGGGCGCTGCGGGGCCTGCGCGCGCAGAATCTCAAGGGTCTGGTCATTGACCTGCGGGGAAATCCGGGCGGCCTGCTCGAATCGGCGGTGGAGGTGGCGCAGCATTTTCTTCCCGAGCGCGCGCCGGTCGTGACCATCCGGGGGCGCGCGGGCACGTCACAGGAACGGGTGTTTCGCGCGGCGGGCCCGGACCACGATGCGGCGCTGCCGCTGGCGGTGCTGATCAACCGCGGCAGCGCCAGCGCATCGGAGATCGTCGCTGGCGCCCTGCAGGACCACGCGCGCGCCGTGATTGTGGGCGAGACCTCGTTCGGCAAGGCCTCGGTGCAGAACGTGATCCCGACCCAGACGCGGCCGTCGTGCGCGGTAAAGCTCACGACCGCCCATTATTTCACGCCGCTGGGCCGGCTGATTCATGGGAAAGGGATTGTGCCGGGCGAGGCGATTCCCATGAAGCAGGAGCAGTGGCGCCAGGTGCAGCTCAAGCGGCTGTACGAGGAGATGCCCGACGCCTACCCGGTCGATCAACGCGAATCGGTGGCCGATGCTGTCGACACCCAGTTGGAACGGGCCCTCGCGCGGTTGCGTCCGGCGGCGCCCGGCAACGCGCAGGACGCCGAGGCATCGCAGGCGCCGCAGGGAACGAGCCCCGAAGCAATCCCGCCCTCTGAATAA
- the tsaD gene encoding tRNA (adenosine(37)-N6)-threonylcarbamoyltransferase complex transferase subunit TsaD, translated as MTLLGIETSCDETAAAVVRGGREVLSSVVYSQIPLHQPYGGVVPEIASRSHVEKVGSVIREAVEGAGIGWNGIDGIAVTYGPGLASSLLVGLSAAKGLAVALGKPLIGINHIEAHVHSVFLSPGAPDPAEALPLLALVVSGGHSCLIDVPAIGAYTVIGQTLDDAAGEAFDKAAKLLGLGYPGGPAIDRAARGAALRPGLDFPRGRVQPDNPGLCGMRADLCVSFSGLKTALLYLIREQPPQGDDDVCAIAAAYQEAIVAALAERCDRALAGGRYRYLAAGGGVSLNRSLRERLQTVAARRGVSLLLAEPRYCGDNAAMIAGLAGAGGGTCGDQTLALDAVPSLAIEYN; from the coding sequence ATGACCCTTCTTGGCATTGAGACTTCCTGTGACGAAACGGCGGCGGCGGTGGTGCGCGGCGGGCGGGAGGTGCTGTCGAGCGTGGTCTACAGCCAGATCCCGCTGCATCAGCCGTATGGCGGTGTCGTGCCTGAGATTGCCTCGCGCAGCCACGTCGAGAAGGTTGGGTCGGTCATCCGGGAGGCTGTCGAAGGCGCGGGCATTGGCTGGAATGGCATTGATGGCATCGCCGTGACCTATGGACCGGGGCTGGCGAGTTCGCTGCTGGTGGGTCTCTCGGCCGCCAAGGGCTTGGCGGTGGCGCTTGGCAAGCCGCTGATTGGCATCAATCACATCGAGGCGCACGTCCATTCGGTGTTTCTCTCGCCCGGCGCGCCGGACCCGGCGGAGGCCCTTCCGCTGCTGGCGCTCGTGGTCTCGGGCGGCCACTCCTGCCTGATTGATGTGCCGGCCATCGGCGCGTACACCGTGATCGGTCAGACCTTGGACGATGCGGCTGGCGAGGCCTTTGACAAGGCGGCCAAACTGCTGGGCCTCGGTTATCCCGGCGGCCCCGCGATCGATCGCGCCGCGCGCGGGGCTGCGCTGCGTCCGGGCCTCGACTTTCCGCGCGGGCGCGTGCAGCCGGACAATCCCGGGCTGTGCGGGATGCGGGCCGACTTGTGCGTGAGTTTTAGCGGACTCAAAACCGCGCTGCTGTACCTGATTCGGGAACAGCCGCCGCAGGGCGATGACGATGTGTGCGCGATTGCCGCCGCCTACCAGGAGGCGATCGTGGCGGCGCTGGCCGAACGCTGTGACCGGGCGCTGGCGGGCGGACGCTATCGCTATCTGGCGGCCGGCGGCGGCGTCTCCCTCAACCGCTCCCTGCGCGAGCGCCTGCAGACTGTGGCGGCGCGCCGGGGGGTCAGCCTGCTGCTGGCCGAACCCCGATACTGCGGCGACAACGCCGCGATGATCGCCGGGCTGGCCGGCGCGGGTGGCGGCACCTGCGGCGACCAGACCCTCGCCCTCGACGCCGTGCCGAGTCTGGCAATAGAATACAATTGA
- a CDS encoding AbrB/MazE/SpoVT family DNA-binding domain-containing protein: MVTASLTSKGQITIPKTVRDTLRLHTGDRIVFIVQGEVEAIMRPATRTVDQVFGRLHKSGQARRTVAEMNQAIARRMQARQS; this comes from the coding sequence ATGGTCACAGCCTCATTGACAAGCAAAGGTCAGATTACTATTCCTAAGACCGTCCGAGATACTCTGCGCCTTCACACCGGCGATCGGATTGTGTTCATCGTGCAGGGTGAAGTCGAAGCCATTATGCGGCCGGCCACGCGCACGGTGGATCAGGTCTTTGGTCGCCTGCACAAATCCGGTCAGGCGCGAAGGACCGTGGCCGAAATGAATCAGGCCATTGCCCGGCGAATGCAGGCGAGACAATCATGA
- a CDS encoding type II toxin-antitoxin system VapC family toxin, with amino-acid sequence MIALDTNILVRFLVRDDETQAHLVYARFKRAESARETLFVPLVVLLETFWVLESAYDKTRTEILDALEDLKNMPILKFEKDQVLHRLLFEGRKNQLDVSDLLIALSAQSCGCTEGLTFDKKATSFPFFRLLTHTGT; translated from the coding sequence ATGATTGCGCTCGACACGAATATCCTCGTCCGCTTTCTGGTGCGCGACGACGAAACGCAGGCACATCTCGTCTATGCCCGCTTCAAGCGGGCCGAGTCCGCACGCGAAACGTTGTTCGTGCCTCTGGTGGTGCTGCTCGAAACGTTCTGGGTTCTGGAAAGCGCTTATGATAAGACCCGAACAGAAATTCTCGACGCGCTGGAAGACCTGAAGAACATGCCGATATTGAAATTCGAGAAGGATCAAGTGCTCCACCGGCTCCTATTCGAAGGCCGCAAAAACCAGTTGGATGTTTCTGATCTTCTCATTGCCCTGAGCGCACAATCTTGCGGCTGCACGGAAGGACTCACTTTCGACAAAAAGGCCACCTCATTTCCGTTTTTCCGTTTGCTGACACACACCGGGACGTAG
- a CDS encoding phosphomannomutase/phosphoglucomutase: MAGIFKAYDIRGIYGTDLTAETAYRIGRAFVTYLGDCCRKVVIGRDIRPHSEPLFAALAKGINEQGADVIDIGWCSTPMSYHANGRLGADASVMITASHNPGEWNGFKLCRKGVVPISGASGIADIERIVQSGSFAPRAARTGTITTHDILPAYTAHVAGFNHAGGPLRIAADMANGMGIWEAKTLTGLLCIDPLFDTPDGTFPNHEANPLNVETLEALQERVRSGNYAFGAAFDGDADRVGFVDETGAVIPMDLVTALIAQDILSTRKGVIFYDLRSSWIVKETIHAAGGTPMMSRVGHAFIKQQMREHDALFAGELSGHYYFKDNYTTESSALAVLSIANIVSRAGKPLSALIAPLRVYSASGEINTHVTGDPRAILAGIKAAYADGNGFELDGISVEYADWWFNVRCSNTEPLVRLNVEAKTRDLMIGKRDELLARIRG, from the coding sequence ATGGCTGGCATCTTCAAAGCCTATGACATCCGGGGCATTTACGGAACCGACCTGACGGCGGAAACTGCGTACCGCATCGGCCGCGCGTTTGTTACCTATCTGGGCGACTGCTGCCGGAAGGTTGTGATCGGACGCGACATCCGCCCGCACTCAGAACCCCTGTTCGCCGCGCTGGCGAAGGGGATCAACGAACAGGGCGCAGACGTGATCGACATCGGTTGGTGCTCCACGCCGATGTCCTATCATGCCAACGGCCGACTCGGCGCCGACGCCTCGGTGATGATCACCGCCTCACACAACCCGGGCGAGTGGAACGGCTTCAAACTCTGCCGCAAAGGCGTGGTGCCGATTTCCGGAGCCTCTGGAATCGCCGATATCGAACGGATCGTTCAGTCGGGGTCTTTTGCGCCCCGGGCGGCGCGAACCGGAACCATCACGACCCATGACATTCTCCCTGCGTACACGGCCCATGTCGCCGGTTTTAATCATGCCGGTGGGCCGCTTCGCATCGCCGCCGACATGGCCAACGGCATGGGCATCTGGGAGGCCAAGACGCTGACGGGGCTGCTGTGCATCGACCCCCTGTTTGACACGCCCGATGGCACATTCCCTAATCACGAGGCGAACCCGCTGAACGTCGAGACGCTCGAAGCTCTGCAGGAACGCGTCCGCAGCGGCAACTATGCCTTCGGCGCGGCGTTCGACGGCGACGCCGACCGTGTCGGCTTTGTGGACGAAACCGGCGCGGTCATCCCCATGGATCTCGTGACCGCGCTCATCGCCCAGGATATTCTCTCCACGCGGAAAGGCGTGATCTTCTACGATTTGCGCTCGTCGTGGATCGTCAAGGAGACGATCCACGCGGCGGGAGGCACGCCGATGATGTCGCGTGTCGGCCATGCCTTCATCAAGCAACAGATGCGCGAACACGACGCCCTGTTCGCGGGCGAGCTGTCGGGCCACTACTATTTCAAAGACAACTACACCACCGAGTCGTCGGCGCTTGCGGTCCTCTCGATCGCCAACATTGTCAGCCGAGCCGGCAAGCCGCTCTCGGCGCTCATCGCTCCCCTGCGCGTCTATAGCGCGAGCGGCGAGATCAATACCCATGTCACCGGCGACCCACGCGCGATCCTCGCCGGTATTAAGGCGGCCTATGCCGACGGGAACGGCTTCGAGCTGGACGGCATCTCCGTGGAGTACGCGGACTGGTGGTTCAACGTCCGCTGCTCCAACACCGAGCCGCTCGTCCGCCTCAACGTCGAAGCCAAGACCCGCGACCTGATGATCGGCAAACGCGACGAGCTTCTCGCCCGCATCCGCGGCTGA
- a CDS encoding cob(I)yrinic acid a,c-diamide adenosyltransferase — MTADNTAGGWNGSGGRAPRILLFTGDGKGKTTAALGIALRASGHGLQTLIVQFIKAHAATGELAALRMLAGVEVRQAGLGFVPRSDDAPQFAAHRHAAAEGLRAAAAELASGRYRVVILDEVCTAVARGLLDEDSVVAALSQAPADGVIVLTGRGATPGLIARADTVTEMRCIKHGFDAGLPAQPGVEC, encoded by the coding sequence ATGACAGCAGACAACACAGCGGGCGGTTGGAACGGCAGCGGGGGACGCGCGCCGCGGATTCTGCTTTTCACCGGCGATGGCAAGGGCAAGACGACCGCCGCGTTAGGAATCGCGCTGCGCGCATCCGGGCACGGCCTGCAGACGCTGATCGTGCAGTTCATCAAGGCGCATGCCGCGACGGGCGAGTTGGCGGCGCTGCGGATGTTGGCGGGGGTGGAGGTTCGTCAGGCAGGACTCGGTTTTGTTCCCCGGTCCGACGACGCGCCGCAGTTTGCCGCGCACCGCCATGCGGCGGCCGAAGGGCTGCGCGCGGCGGCTGCGGAGCTGGCGTCGGGGCGCTACCGGGTGGTCATTCTGGACGAGGTGTGCACCGCCGTGGCCCGCGGCCTGCTGGATGAGGATTCCGTCGTCGCCGCGCTCAGCCAGGCGCCCGCAGATGGCGTCATCGTGCTGACCGGCCGCGGCGCGACACCGGGTCTGATCGCGCGGGCCGACACGGTGACGGAGATGCGCTGCATCAAGCACGGTTTCGACGCGGGTCTTCCGGCGCAGCCCGGTGTGGAGTGCTAG
- the rlmN gene encoding 23S rRNA (adenine(2503)-C(2))-methyltransferase RlmN, with protein sequence MPAATTIPLAAGFLPDDWKRLCAELDVPAFRAAQLWQWVACRLVADWEQMTNLPAALRRTLAGRCDLSALTVCERTASPDGVTKFLLACRDGERIESVLIPSRDRQTLCVSTQAGCAFRCAFCASGALGLARDLDAGEIVGQVFAAARELRATPNAAPDARPENVVFMGMGEPLANYDNTLRAIRVLNAPGGLTIGARRMTLSTCGVVPGIRRLADEGLQVELSVSLHAPDDRLRQSLLPVAARWPIAELLAACADYTARTGRIITFEYTLVRGLNDQPRHAELLARLLRPLHCRVNLIPLSPVAAFDGHPPDAETCARFQAVLEQARINTTLRHSRGRQADAACGQLRLRRTGGRQVAPHNPKHST encoded by the coding sequence ATGCCTGCCGCCACCACCATTCCCCTTGCCGCCGGCTTTCTGCCCGATGACTGGAAGAGGCTCTGCGCCGAGCTCGACGTCCCCGCGTTCCGCGCGGCGCAGCTCTGGCAGTGGGTTGCCTGCCGCCTGGTCGCCGACTGGGAGCAGATGACCAACCTGCCCGCCGCGCTCCGCCGGACCCTCGCGGGCCGCTGCGACCTGTCGGCCCTCACGGTCTGCGAGCGCACGGCATCCCCCGACGGCGTCACCAAGTTCCTCCTCGCCTGCCGGGACGGCGAGCGGATCGAATCGGTCCTCATCCCCTCCCGCGACCGCCAAACCCTCTGCGTCTCCACCCAGGCCGGGTGCGCCTTCCGCTGCGCCTTCTGCGCCAGCGGCGCCCTGGGCCTGGCCCGTGATCTGGATGCGGGCGAGATCGTCGGACAGGTCTTCGCCGCCGCCCGCGAACTCCGCGCCACACCAAATGCCGCGCCCGATGCCCGGCCTGAAAATGTGGTCTTCATGGGCATGGGCGAACCGCTCGCCAACTACGACAACACCCTCCGCGCCATCCGCGTCCTCAACGCCCCCGGCGGACTCACCATCGGCGCCCGCCGCATGACCCTCAGCACCTGCGGCGTCGTCCCCGGCATCCGCCGCCTCGCCGACGAGGGGCTGCAGGTCGAGCTCTCGGTCTCGCTCCACGCCCCGGATGACCGCTTGCGCCAGTCGCTCCTGCCCGTGGCCGCCCGCTGGCCGATCGCCGAACTGCTCGCCGCCTGTGCCGACTACACAGCGCGCACCGGCCGGATCATCACCTTCGAGTACACCCTCGTCCGAGGCCTGAATGACCAACCCCGCCATGCCGAACTCCTTGCGCGCCTCCTCCGACCCCTGCATTGCCGGGTCAACCTGATTCCGCTCAGCCCGGTCGCCGCCTTTGACGGCCACCCGCCCGACGCCGAAACGTGCGCCCGCTTCCAGGCCGTTCTGGAGCAGGCGCGGATCAACACCACCCTCCGCCACTCGCGCGGCCGCCAGGCCGACGCCGCCTGCGGCCAGTTGAGGCTGCGACGTACGGGCGGCCGGCAGGTCGCCCCTCACAATCCGAAGCACTCCACATGA
- the tsaE gene encoding tRNA (adenosine(37)-N6)-threonylcarbamoyltransferase complex ATPase subunit type 1 TsaE encodes MSDSLRPASDSSKRTVCIILYPMTTDQTVHSLAETWRLAAGVTSLLPRGGVVALSGDLGVGKTAFVQGIAHTLGIARPVTSPTFTLVGDYTGPGGRLVHMDLYRLTGPDDLLAIGFPDYLESGAIVAIEWPERAGDLLPPDAVQVALTVLPDRTSRRIIIRTPASTANNQE; translated from the coding sequence ATGAGTGACTCCCTTCGCCCAGCTTCTGACTCGTCAAAACGAACCGTTTGCATCATACTCTATCCCATGACGACAGACCAGACCGTTCATTCGCTTGCCGAAACCTGGCGCCTGGCCGCCGGTGTCACGTCCCTCCTGCCGCGCGGGGGCGTGGTCGCCCTTTCCGGGGACCTCGGCGTCGGCAAAACCGCTTTTGTCCAGGGCATCGCCCACACCCTCGGCATCGCCCGCCCCGTGACCAGCCCCACGTTCACCCTCGTCGGCGACTACACCGGCCCCGGCGGACGCCTCGTCCACATGGATTTGTACCGCCTGACCGGCCCCGACGACCTTCTGGCCATCGGCTTCCCCGACTATCTGGAGAGCGGCGCCATCGTCGCCATCGAATGGCCGGAACGGGCCGGCGACCTCCTTCCACCGGACGCCGTGCAGGTCGCCCTGACCGTCCTCCCCGACCGCACCTCGCGCCGGATCATCATCCGCACACCCGCCTCCACCGCGAACAACCAGGAGTGA
- a CDS encoding acyl-CoA thioesterase, producing the protein MTNYKLVMPEHLNHYGFLFGGNLLKWVDEFAWMAASLDYPGCQLVTIAMDAVEFKKGARDGAILRFEIERAREGHTSVTYRVMVFRRTLHEMTEEEMFGTAITFVRVGAGGVKLPLRDAAGI; encoded by the coding sequence ATGACCAACTACAAACTGGTGATGCCTGAACACTTGAACCACTACGGGTTTCTCTTCGGCGGCAATCTCCTCAAGTGGGTTGACGAATTCGCCTGGATGGCGGCGAGCCTGGACTATCCGGGATGCCAGCTCGTGACGATCGCCATGGACGCGGTGGAGTTTAAGAAGGGGGCTCGTGACGGGGCAATCCTCCGCTTCGAGATCGAGCGGGCGCGCGAGGGGCATACGTCGGTGACCTATCGCGTGATGGTTTTCCGGCGGACGCTGCACGAAATGACGGAAGAGGAGATGTTCGGCACCGCCATCACCTTTGTGCGGGTCGGCGCGGGCGGGGTCAAGCTGCCGTTGCGGGACGCGGCCGGAATCTGA